caacattattaaggacaagtggtaaaaaattaattattaatctacttgttcatttactgttattgtctgcatattttctgtttcaacatgttctatctacacttctgttcaaatgtaatcatcacttattcttctgttgtttgatactttacattagttttggatgataccacaaatgtaggtatcaatccgataccaagtagttacaggatcatacattggtcatattcaaagccctcatgtgtctagggacatatttcctgagtttataaaaataatatcaattttttttttttaaacgaaagaagattttgtgatgctaaaaaatatcgatgtaatcatagtattatcaactagatacgcgcctgtacttggtatcattacagtggatccaccagtggcgtttgtttacattgtagcgtcccggaagagttggtgctgcagggaactctgggaatttgttctgtagtgtttatgttgtgttgcggtgcaactattctcccaaaatgtgtttgtcattgttgtttagtgtggtttcattatatggcacatgtttatgacagtgttggccttGTCCATACGGCCACCCTTTGTGTGACATGTATggttgttgactaagtatgcccgtCAGTGTCATAACTACACCATTAACTTTAGTTATCAGGCCAAAATTAGTcagttctcctttttctgtctacacactgtttctgcttgtaagttctCTGTGATTGTGCGGTACTGAATATGATGGGgtttgatattgggttgtttgtgttacagaagagtgtggggctgcccattgaggcagtggtgctgCTGCTGTGGTATGATGCCATTTCCAaaatcactagtggtaatggtgtggctatgtatgtgtgtagtgtgcatatgtatgtatatattaataatttatgtatatacaagttcattaagtttgaacatagagtgaacaggtagttctagctcagagtaatttatgatttaaacaaAAGGGGCGGGATTAAATAAGTGCaaacttctcactccttttcaaatatgagaagaaaaaaaataaagaaagtccattgctcattttgtttattttttgttttgtttttattctccattgttttcattttgttataatggctgttaaggctatattactgtattggatcaggcttgctcttgtttgttgcatatttaaaataaaatatatctaatccaaaaaaaattaattagcaCTATATTAAGGTATATCATACAACCTTagttggcactaaacctgcacttTCTTACACTtgatgaagcatttcttacatattccttctttttaggagcttattgttaagtcttcaatgtgatttgactattttgtttacattgttggagtgttcgtagtcagaccaatgtggtctgtaaatgacgcAATGCAAGActgctaataccacaccaccttattagccacgctcaccctttagagcacagctgtaacttcctgctactaaacctgcagaaaatagttcttctcaggtgtgagataagtgttcaatgtgatttccatgcttgtgttgacatttcctttctgtcttgatagctgagggattataatcagaggaaggttacattttaaatatctatatattttttttagatttaagattgTTCTACTGGTCTTTATTTTCCACAGGTAATGAAAATATCAATATTTATCCATATCGACTGATATaaaatattgtgatacagttttttTCCTCATTTTTGCAGTGCCTCACCGTCAGCCTGGTACTCTGAGGCCTTGTGGTGGAGGTCTTCTGTGAGCAGGGTGGTCTCCGTGCAGCGGGCCTCGCTGCTGCAGGCCAGCTGGTGGAGCACTTCCACGGTTCTGATGTTGACTTCGTACCGGGGCACGGCCTGCTCCCCGAACACGGCACTCAGCCAGCTGTTCACCTACCAAAACAACCACGTTGCCATGACAACAACGTCAATAACTTGACCAATAAAGTCTCTACCTACACACAGTTCGTTACCTTATCGACCTTTTCATCCATGGGCGAAGGAGAAGAGCGCGACAGGCTTCTTACAGGCGTGGAATCGGACAAACACACAAACTTATTTCCGTTTTCGCGCCGCCGacattttctttttcttctacttTTAATGGCGGCGGCACTCAACGTCACAGCTGCATTGCCGCCACCTACTGTATTGGAGTatgacgtcagcagactaattgtaTACTTTTCACCCGACGCGTGAATACATTTCCACAAAACTAAAATGGCTTGCAAATCGTTCGGATAAGAATTAATGACGCATTAAATGAACAAGAAAGAGGTAAATAAATACGACTGGTCGTCTTCATGCCATCGCGTTTCCTCCAAAGAGTTAATAGTCAATTCAAGATGGCGCAGCCTTACGTGAAACAATacggttatggtttgagtttatttcgcgGATAAACTCCCTTCCCAAAAGGGGTTTGAGAATGAAAATAAATAACTGAATGAATCTATgttcacaaaaaaaaagacaaactaaaTCGACGTTTAGTATATTTTGCCAGTCACAAAATACCGAAGCGGAAGTGTTTAAGACGGAGCTCTCTTGCTTCCTCCCCTCGCTCGAGTGTGCTCTGATTTTCAGCCGCGAATATTTAAAAATGGCGTCCCGGGGAATGTCTATTTCCAAAGCCGCCAACAAACCAAAGAAAAGTACGTTGCTTTCCGACGCCCTCAAACTCGCAAACAGCACATTCGAAACGCGAACTTTAGACTCCACCTTGGTCGGAGAAAGCAGCCAAGCGGAAGAAGACGATGACGGGCCGGCGGTGTTCGTCTGCGGGAAATGCAGGCTGCCTGTCGGGGACTCCATGTCGTGGGATGGAGCCGAGGACCAACACTGTCAAATACGCTTAAAAAGTGAGGTTTTTTAATCATATAaaaacaaaccccgtttccatatgagttgggaaattgtcttagatgtaaatataaacggaatacaataatttgcaagtccttttcaacccatattcagttgaatgcactacacaagatatttgatgttcaaactcataaacgttttgttttttttggcaaataatcattaacttagaatttcatggctgcaacacgtgccaaagtagttgggaaagggcatgttcaccactgtgttacatggcctttcctcttaacaacactcagtaaaggtttgggaagtgaggagacacatttttgaagtggaattctttcccattcttgcttgatgtacagcttaagttgttcaacagtccgggggtctcccttctgctattttaggcttcataatgcgccacacattttcaatgtctggactacaggcaggccagtctagtacccgcactcttttactatgaagccacgtggcttggcattgtcttgctgaaataagcaggggcgtccagggtaacgttgcttggatggcaacatatgttgctccaaaacctgtatgtacctttcagcattaatggcgccttcacagatgtgtaagttacccatgtcttgggcactaatacacccccataccatcacacatgctggcttttacaatttgcgcctagaacaatctggatggttcttttcctctttggtccggaggacacgacgtccacagtttccaaaaacaatttgaaatgtggactcgtcagaccacagaacacttttccactttgtatccgtccatcttagatgagctcaggcccagcgaagccgacggcgtttctgggtgttgttgataaacggttttcgccttgcgtaggagagttttaacttgcacttacagatgtagcgaccaactgtagttactgacagtgggtttctgaagtgttcctgagcccatgtggtgatatcctttacacactgatgtcgcttgttgattcagtacagcctgaaggatggaaggtcacgggcttagctgcttacgtgcagtgatttctccagattctctg
This Entelurus aequoreus isolate RoL-2023_Sb linkage group LG05, RoL_Eaeq_v1.1, whole genome shotgun sequence DNA region includes the following protein-coding sequences:
- the mis18a gene encoding protein Mis18-alpha, whose product is MNLCSQKKRQTKSTFSIFCQSQNTEAEVFKTELSCFLPSLECALIFSREYLKMASRGMSISKAANKPKKSTLLSDALKLANSTFETRTLDSTLVGESSQAEEDDDGPAVFVCGKCRLPVGDSMSWDGAEDQHCQIRLKRTTDNVFIGNDSRLHEASKGYLCIVKDLVCRGCHSVLGMVYSSTPKRLDSKRFTFCFNVADIESYVLGSASQMLAAEDPKEQPVTVEYKGRVEKQMCEMKELVVSMAQKLEELEFGGQEA